The Salmo salar chromosome ssa06, Ssal_v3.1, whole genome shotgun sequence sequence tctgggagcaacaacagctcagtggtaggccacacaagctcacagaatggcacTGCAGACTGTTGTAGCGTGTAGAAATCATCTGTCcttagttgcaacactcactaccgagtttcaatatgcctctggaagcaacgtcagcacaataactgttcatcgagagcttcatgaaatgggtttccatggccaagcggCCGCactcaagcctaagatcaccatgcgcaatgccatgcgtcggctgtagtggtgtaaagctcggcgccattggactctggagcagtggaaacgcgttctctggagtgatgaatcatgcttcaccatctggcagtccgacggacaaatctgggtttggcaaataccaggagaacgctacctgccagaatgcatagtgccaactgtaaagtttggtggaggatgaataatggtctggggctgtttttcatggtttgggctaggccccttagctccagtgaagggaaatcttaatgctacaatggcattctagacgattctgtgcttccaactttgtggaaacagtttgaggtaggcccttttcctgtttcagcatgacaatgcccccttgcacaaagctaggtccatacagaaatggtttgtcgatcggtgtagaagaacttgactggcctgcacagagccctgacttcagccccatcgaacacctttgggatgaattggaaagctgactgtgagccaggcctaatcgcccaacatcagttcccgacctcactaaggctcttgtggctgaatggaagcaagtccccacagcaatgttccaacatctagtggaaagccttcccagaagagtggaggggggatgttatagcagcaggattagatgttcgacgagcaagtgtccacatacttttggtcatgtagcgtaCCACAAGCCGATGCTGAATAGTCTCCGAGCACTGTCTGCATTTGAGTTTAGAGAGTCAGAGTACAGCGAGATGGAAATCGAGCTAAGCTTAGAGTTGTATTTTTAGCCCTGTCATCATGTAATATTAGAGGGATAGTTCACTCCAACTGGTTGGTGAGGTTCTGTAGCTAGAGCAGAAGCTATAAAGATTCATCagtgtttaaactccattaaCCAACCAACCTGTTTTCCATTTGGTCCAGATCTGTCGGAGCTGCAGCGGCTGTGCGGAGCGGCAGGTTCCGTGTGTGTCTCTGGACTGTCCTGTGCTCTACAAGCTGTCCCGGGTCAACAGACAGCTCACCAAGGCCCCCTACCTCCGACAGCTCCTGGAGCAGTTCGGATTCTGAACGGCCCCGTGGCCCACTGCCCCTGCGCAGCACAGCTACTCTGGTGCTAAACCAACGCTGTCTCATCCAGCTGTGTTTCCCCTGTCTGTTCCTTTTTAAATGGTGCTTTGATTGAACCCCGTTGGGTTTTCATGTTGTCCCGTTGTTATTTGTTATACAAGTATTTCTGCTCTGGCTGGGTTTGGGCCTCCTGAAGGAGACGAGGGAGTGGTTTTCAAGGGCTCGTTCTCCCTCGCTCACTGTGTCTTCATTAGCTGCTATTGGTTGGTTGTGATTGaagctgttttttttcttcagatgGATGGAGATGGTCTCTTCTGTATCATAAAGATGGCATTAACTCTGACCCGAAGAGGACCCTACCGTTTTATTTTGTAGGCGCCGTAGCAATTTGTAAATGCAAGACTTAAAAAGTCTGAACAGTATTTCTAAGGAGCTCCTACCGACGCAAAGGTTGACTAAAGAAAACACTGTTTAACTACATTTCCCTTTTTTATATCAAATACAATCTTTGGTAAATAGTTCTTGTAAAGTGCCCATTTGAATTATCTGTGCATCAGCattaaaaaatgaaaacaaatcaACTAGTTtatgtattctgttttgtgtgcCATTTGTTTCTTTTAGcctcaatttgtatttgtcagTTATGAAAAAGCATATTATCATTATACTCTGAGGCCCTAATGCCTATCAAAAGAGGATGGGGAGTATTCATTTCAATTTTTACTTCTGGGACTGTTGCAATAATGTATTTTGATAATTTATGGCAAGAGTATATATTATTTCCTTGTGCATATTTGTTTTGTACACATTTCTAATGCTTTCTCCATGTTAAAACAGCATATGCCATCTACCCATGTCAAGATGGATTATATTATTTCCCAAACAACTATACACAGGATCTGTGTATTtgtataaatgtaaatgtacaaaaaaaatatgAAGGAAGTGTTTCTTGCTTTGTTTTTAATGGACATTGCTGTGGGTGGAGGTTGAAGATTGATATAATAAAACTCAATGTATTAAATTCTCTAGTCTTTGTTTTAGTATTTTTCATGGTTTTAATAGAAAAATTCAAAACGTGATCAACTTTAACATAGATCACACATCTGAATGGAAAAACTACAGATTACTAGACAATCAATTCATCACAGCACAAGACTTAaatccatttttttttacaaaaaagtgAGAAAAAAACTTGTTCATGTGCTATCGGAAACTCTGAGTTAAAATTAATGTAACTTATTTGTGTAGTGGTTCCCACTGGGcatacactggttgaatcaacatttccACGACATTTTAATTCAATtctgttgaaccaatgtggaaaagatattggctgcccccaggtggtaagggtaggtaacaacacatccgccacgctgatcatcaacacatgggcccctcaggggtgggtgCTTAATCcgctcctgtacttcctgttcactcatgactgcacggccaggcacgactccaacaagtttgccgatgacaacagtggtaggcctaggcctgatcaccgacaacgatgagacagccgatAGGGAGGtcagacctggccgtgtggtgccaggacaacaacctctccctcaacgtaatcaagacaaaggaggattgtggactacaggaaaaagacagAGCCCACccctattctcatcgacggggctgtagtggagcaggttcagagcttcaagttccttggcgtccacatcaccaacaaactaacatggtccaagcacaccaagacagttgtgaagagggcacgacaaaacctattccccctcaggagactgaaaagatttggcatgggtcatcagatcctcaaaaggttctacagctgcaccatcgagagtgtcctgactggttgcatcactgcctggtatggcaactgctcggcctccgaccgcaaggcactacagaggttgGGGCATAcggcccagttcatcactggggccaagcttcctgccatccaggacctctacaccaggcggtgtcagaggaaggccctaaaaattgtcaaagactccagccaccctagtcctagactgttctctctgcttgcgcacggcaagcggtaccggcgcgccaagtctaggtccaagaggcttctaaacagcctctaccccaagccataagactactgaacatctaattaaactgcattgttggttaggggctcgtaagtaagcatttcactgtaaggtctacttgttgtattcggcgtatgcgactaataaaatttgatttgattttacatcTTTGTCCAGTGGCTTGATTCTGATACTTTCCAAGTGGGAAACTCGGGAACATCTTTCTACAACGAGTTAGCAAGTCTAACATTTTTGAGTTTCCTAGTTCCAACTAGCACATGAACGCGACATATATTCAAACAAAGGTCTGACAAAAAACAAATGATTCATAAATCAGGCCACAGTGGTGGCAAAATTCCTATTTTTAACTGTTGATAATTCAAATATGACTAAATGTAAATATGACAAAGAAAATGACATCTTTAGGATATCTAAAGGAAAAAAAATGTCACTAATGTAAACTGTTATAATTCATTACCAGCAACAGTGGCAAGAGGTCTTAATGTTTAAACAAATTcaatgtctaccacagcatacaACTTCAAAAGCTGTGTAGGAGTGGGGTAAATGATATTGCACTGTAAATCTGTAGTATCAAACATTTACATGTGTGTTAAACTAAACAGGTCAAATTACAGTCACTGACAATCAGACATCAACAAGTTTCTCTGAAGAGAGCCATGGCTCTTCTAGAATACAGTAATGTCTTTAAAGCACTTGGAGTAATGGCGCATTTCACAGACTAGAGCCCTTAGGCCGGTATTCATTCCGATCGCACTTCGTGACAATgcacaatttaaaggtaatttccgattgagcagaCATATGCGGCATTGACTGTAAATGTGGCCTCTGAACGCGAGAAAATTGCCTTTAAAAGGTACATTGCAGACAAAGCACGATCGGATGCGATCCTGGCTTtaggattgaatcccggccttacTGTTAATCCGATTGAATCCCGGGCTCCCAGGCAGAGTGTCAGAGGTGGAActgcattagagctgtcaaatccacaagtggctccCGGCAGTATACCTAAAGCAGatattgccattggctgcacgtagtcgcattaagagaaatcccatgcagcctgtTTACAAGTTGTTTAGTGGAATGTGAGATATAAATCTACACttcgattaggctgatagaaatcctcattttgtttaatgattttacatttcattatttctatataatCTACACTTActtgttctgaacttctaacatgAATGGGACGGGTATGACTTCGTGACAATGATCACACGAGCAGCAGCtccgatttgacagctctaatgcagTTACACCACCAAAACACCAGCTATGGGGGTGTCGGCAATCACCGGTtaatgcttgatctgattgaatctagcccCTAGTCCCTCTTCTGCCGGTCCAGGGAACGCAGCAGTTTCCGTCTGGGTGAGTCTCCCCGGAGAGAGATAGAGTCTGTGAAAGAGGCCCCAACTGTTGGCTCTAGGGACTGGAGAGTAGCGGGGACAGATGTGGCAGTGGTGTCCCCTGATGTCCCAGCAACATCAGGGAGTGGAAGCCCTTTGTTAGGAGATGACAACGCTTTATTAGGAGATAACGAGAGCGCTTTGCTAGGAGAAGAGAACACCGCTTTATTAGGAGAGGTCATAAGGCTGGCGTCATCCATCTCGATGACCTCGAAGTCGGCATCATTCCACTGGTCGGCCTCGTGATCCTGCTTCTGTTCCCGCTGCTGCTCCGGCTCCTCTTCCTCATCATTGGCGCCCGAGTCCAGCAGGGCTTGGCGGTACTCGCTGTCGTCAGGCTCCATGTGGCTCCTGGTGCGAGGTGTCCTACTGGGGCCGCTGGGGGACGAGGCCAGCCAGAACATGAAGGGGAAGAGGatggaggtgatggtggcggtgcCCAGGGCCAGGTACATTAGCAAGGGGTGACCATGGATCCTTCCCAATAGGAAGCCCACCAGGGCGGGCAGCACCATCTCCCCCAGGGCCGCCCCCACCACGAACACCGCAGCAGAGCGCCCGGTCACCGTGGTGTACTGCTCCACCCAGGAGATCCCACTGGGGAAAGTGGTCGACATGGAGGCACCGTAGACACCAGTGCAGACCCACAGGGCCACCCTGTTGCTGTTGAAGAGGGTGAGGAACAGGGAGGACAGGGTGCAGCCCACCAGGCTCAGTAGAATCATGGTGCCTGGGTGCATGCAGGTCGCAAAGAAGATGGCCAGGCCCCGGCCGGCAGCAAACGTTCCCCAGAACAGGGAGTTGAGCCCTGCTGCCTGAGCCTCGTCCATAAGAATGTAATCCTTAGCATAGGTGAAGATAAAGGAGCCGTACGCCACCTCGGCCCCCACGTACCAGAAGAAGAAGACAAAGAGCATAGCAATGAGTGCGTTGTGGTGCTTGGACACCAGGGGATTCCCTGAGGGGGTCTGGGCCCTGCCCCTTGAGGGGCTGTGGCGGGCGTAAAGGATAAAGAAGACGAGGGAGACGAACAGGATGAAACCACCGATCACAACGTAGGCCCACATGGACTTGAGGGTGCTGCTACTGTGGACGAAGCGAATGACCATAGGAGAAGACACGGTTTGGGGTATGTGGTCTGTGACAGATGGGGAGGTGGAGTTTGCCACCGGGGCTTCCATGCTGCTGTTTGTAGCCACGTCCAGGTCCGTTCCAAAGAGCAGCTTGGCGATGATGGGCGAGGCGAAGGCCCCAGCCGCGAAGCTGAAGTGCAAGGCCTGCATGTGGGGGCCAGCCTGATCCCCCCACGTCTGCAGGATCAGGACATTACCACCTACCAGAGAGGACAGTAAACAGCATCAGAGACATTCACTGACAACCACTTCTTGTACTGTGTGCAGTAGATACGTATTTACTATCTTAAAGATAAAGACTGTGAGATTAACTGCACCTGTATCTAGAAAGCCCATGGAAACTCCAATACTGGACATCAGAGCAGTGAGGAGAAGGGCCGTCTTAGAGAAAGGGATGGCAAACATCCCAAACGCTGTGACCAACATGGAGAGGCCTGTGGAGAAGATACAATGTTAGGAGTGGGGTGCATTCAACCAGCATGCACCATGCACTGTATAAAAGTCATgatcacccacaaaaacaacctTTGGCATTCTTTGACAAGCAAAGGTGATGCATTCTCTGTGCATACTGTATACTAATATAATAACAACAAACGCATACTGTAtactaatataataatactaataaatgCTATTTAGCAGACGGTTttatccacagcgacttacaATCATGCGTGTATACATATTTCGTATGGGTGGCCTGGGCAGGAATCAAACGTATGATCCTGCCATTGCTAGCGCCATGCTCTACGAACTCatagccacacaggaccacaatAATATCTTAGAGATTAAACCTAATGTTTTTCAGAGCCAATGGACACCATGTATTTGTATTTGAGTTAAGTCTAGGTATATTTTAGTCTGTTAGACATACCCAGCAGCAGATGGCTGTTCATGCAGTCAAAGAGAATCCCGGACAACACAGAGCCGCCTATATAGCCCATTGAGCGGCCTACGAAGATGTAGGAGATGTTGCTGATGTTCTGGTTGACGTTGATGGCAAGGTCTTGAAATGTGGGGCCTAAGACAGAGATACTCATCCCCTGGAACACATAAATAATAAACTAGTACACTGTACTACAGGCAAGTATAAGTAAGCGCATATCTCAGAACTTTCTcagagttacatttacattacatttacgttcTTAGGCAAACAGTGGTAGCGTCTAGGGCCATCATCATTTTCTAGGATACATACAGTAATATTCTAAGGGTATTTTGAACTTTATTTGTGGCAGCCAATGgtaaataatataaagtgtgaCATTTTGGGTTTTCATTTCCCTTTCGGGAAGACGACAGTTATTCAAAATTGTACCTTTGGACAGGTGCCAGGAAGTAAAAGCTTAATAAATcctctacaggattggtgggtcccccgcgggacagttgagctaaagtaggctaatgtgattagcatgacgttgtaagtaacaaacaaaaaaatcccagaacatagacatatctgatattggcagaaagcttaaattcttgttaatttaactgcactgtccaatttacagtagctattagagtgaaataataccatgctattgtttgaggagagtgcacagttatgaacttgaaaatgtattaataaaccaattaggcacatttgggcagtcttgatacaacattttgagcagaaatgcaatggttcattggatcagtctagaactttgcacatacactgctgccatctagtggccagaatctaaattgcgcctgggctggactaatacattatggcctttctcttgcatttcaaagatgatgttacaaaaaaatacaaaaatgtctttgtattatcttttaccagatctaatgtgttatattctcctacattcatttcacattttcacaaacttcaaagtgtttcctttcaaatggtatcaagaatatgcatatccttgcttcaggtcctgagctacaggcagttagatttgggtatgtcattttaggcgaaaatttggGGGggaaaggggcggatccttttaAACCTGTTCTTAAGTTGAAGAGCTAGTTTTACAGCCATGAAATGCAAATCCGGCTCATTCAGAATATATCCCTAACAACACTCATTTTACCTGAGTATAAGAAAGTAACCATTGTCTCAAATGCCACTAAAACAACCACAAAACTAATGAACTCAATGAATGAATCTTGGAAATGCTAGATGTTATCGAATGGGAATAGTTACTGACCATGTGAGACTCATGTAAAATTAGATGAAGCTTTAAAACATGTACAGAAAACCTGTATTTTAGTTTTAGTGAAGATATGGGGATAGGGAAACAACCAGAACAATAATGTCCATGTaaaacaaactatgcaataaAACCAGAGACCCTATTCAATTCTCAGATATAAAAAAGGTACATATGATGACAGAATGGTTCCAATTCAGTCCCTTGGGCTAGCCTACTAGCCTAATAAAAAGCATTCATCATTACCAGGCCGAGGAATGACGCACAGAGCGCTAAGGTGATCATCCAGCTGCTGCAGCCACCAGACCCGCGGGCCCTGCCACCTCTATCGATGATTTCAACCTCATCATCGAACTCTGAATTCGAACTTGTCTTCCTCCCTTTCATGACACTCTTCAGCCCTCGTCTCGTGTCTTTCCTCTTGTCAAACAGAGTATCTTCCTCTTGGTCATCgttatcatcctcctcctcctccattctagCGAAACGAACATGCTTCTTTTTCACAACAGGATCTCTGGCGGCCGAGGCAGACATGGTCGAGCTGTCAAATTATGGCTAACGTCTTTGTTTGAATCCTGCTGGTTGGCAATATTGACAAGTTTGCGCCAGCGcagttggtaaacaaactgacCGGGTGCGCCTTCAGTGAACGACAAGTTCAGATATCCTACTCTGTCATAGAGATAaatagtaatggcgtctttttgtatGCACTAACTCCGCCATGGTACGTTGTACAAAATGAATGGAGTTTTTGGGTAAATGCCGAAAATAAGGTATGTGGCTTAGGATATCTTATTCGTTTTGTTCAGCTAACGTCACTTTTTGTGCATTTTTAAGCGtttatgaagaagaaaaaaagcacAAAGTCTTCATAATTTTTAAAGGTCAtattaactgactgatattatctcatagaacaaaacgtataggATCTCCTTAGCCTGTGCTAACCTCAGACTTTATTTTCCGCCTTTAAACCCAAAACCATATTCTTTCCTcattcattttccccataggaatggctgaacaaaccagaggtaactaatttccggtttttaggactacaagtTGGCCAGGTCGATATACACCTTCGGTTCATTCTGTCATCCGGGAGAATGGTGGCTGCGGGTGATATTCCGCGTTCAGATGCTAgccggaactaggaaactcgttCATTTCTGACTTGGTAAttggttgtagttatacacgtgTCGCGTGAATAACGAGTTTCCTAGTTTTTCGGCTAATATGTGAACGCGGTAAAAGCCTAATACCACAGTGAGACAGATAtctcaccggatgtataaatgtgaagcatccgcttagCGTTTCCACTCATTACCAAAtgtggtagtgagaggaagcccactggTCGGCAGTaggagaagatggaacgagatggattttggctaacattctgcacattttctcatcgattaaacatttgatctcaatacagttttctgttcccaaaacgacTATATGTTATGAACAGAATGAacaaagttttgtagactttaccctttgcaatTTTAAAAAAAATCGCTTTGTTTAGGAGTGCAATGGTGAATCGAACACATGCGCACTTCACGTAggaggcgttccctaacggaaatatgcagatatctgctagaacgcgccaataggatctcgctagctcgtgcttggctctgcccactatgactaatttgttcccgttggaaacgacaggctgttgTCTATCTGGGTttagttatacaaatctttgCTACTACGATGTGGTTCAATCCATGATGGGCTCAGTTGACGCGTCAGCGTATAGGAAGTAGTAGTCATATGATTGAAATTGTCGTTGGGAACAGGGACCTCTAGAGGTCATAATAGAAATATTTTGTGACGTTTTCCTTACAAATATTTTAGCTTTTGTGCTTTTCATGCAAGGAAAGGTCATTTTACTTGTAAGAATGTCTAAATTTACTGAAAATGTCTTCACATCTTCTGAAGATTGGCC is a genomic window containing:
- the LOC106607740 gene encoding sodium-dependent glucose transporter 1, giving the protein MSASAARDPVVKKKHVRFARMEEEEDDNDDQEEDTLFDKRKDTRRGLKSVMKGRKTSSNSEFDDEVEIIDRGGRARGSGGCSSWMITLALCASFLGLGMSISVLGPTFQDLAINVNQNISNISYIFVGRSMGYIGGSVLSGILFDCMNSHLLLGLSMLVTAFGMFAIPFSKTALLLTALMSSIGVSMGFLDTGGNVLILQTWGDQAGPHMQALHFSFAAGAFASPIIAKLLFGTDLDVATNSSMEAPVANSTSPSVTDHIPQTVSSPMVIRFVHSSSTLKSMWAYVVIGGFILFVSLVFFILYARHSPSRGRAQTPSGNPLVSKHHNALIAMLFVFFFWYVGAEVAYGSFIFTYAKDYILMDEAQAAGLNSLFWGTFAAGRGLAIFFATCMHPGTMILLSLVGCTLSSLFLTLFNSNRVALWVCTGVYGASMSTTFPSGISWVEQYTTVTGRSAAVFVVGAALGEMVLPALVGFLLGRIHGHPLLMYLALGTATITSILFPFMFWLASSPSGPSRTPRTRSHMEPDDSEYRQALLDSGANDEEEEPEQQREQKQDHEADQWNDADFEVIEMDDASLMTSPNKAVFSSPSKALSLSPNKALSSPNKGLPLPDVAGTSGDTTATSVPATLQSLEPTVGASFTDSISLRGDSPRRKLLRSLDRQKRD